One genomic segment of Pleurodeles waltl isolate 20211129_DDA chromosome 11, aPleWal1.hap1.20221129, whole genome shotgun sequence includes these proteins:
- the MB21D2 gene encoding nucleotidyltransferase MB21D2 isoform X2, with product MLGMVQKLDQKLPVANEYLLLSGGVREGVVDLDLDELNVYARGTEYDMDFTLLVPALKLHDRNQPVTLDMRHSALCHSWLSLRLFDEATISKWKDCCTIVDHINGATNYFFSPTKVADWFHESITIVLSEIQKKPQRGMPKVEKVEKNGTIISIILGVGSSRMLYDIVPVVSFKGWPAVAQTWLMENHFWDGKITEEEVISGFYLVPACSNKGKKENEWRLSFARSEVQLKKCISSSLMQAYQACKAIIIKLLSRPKAISPYHLRSMMLWACDRLPANYLAQEDYAAHFLLGLIDDLQHCLVNKMCPNYFIPQCNMLEHLSEETVMLHARKLSSVRSDPAEHLRTAIEHVKAANRLTLELQRRGSTTCIPSPLSDGGDANQPDDRLAKKLQQLVTENPGKSISVFINPDDVTRPHFRIDDKFF from the coding sequence GTATGGTCCAGAAACTAGACCAAAAGCTCCCGGTGGCCAATGAGTACCTCCTGCTCTCTGGAGGGGTACGAGAAGGCGTTGTGGACCTTGACCTCGACGAGTTGAATGTTTATGCCCGAGGAACTGAGTATGATATGGACTTCACCCTCCTTGTGCCAGCACTGAAGCTTCATGACCGGAACCAACCAGTAACTCTTGACATGCGTCACTCGGCTCTGTGTCACTCCTGGCTGAGCCTAAGGCTCTTTGATGAAGCCACAATCAGTAAGTGGAAAGACTGCTGCACCATTGTAGACCACATCAACGGGGCCACTAATTACTTCTTCTCCCCGACAAAAGTGGCAGACTGGTTTCATGAGTCCATCACCATTGTCTTGTCTGAGATCCAGAAGAAACCTCAACGAGGAATGCCAAAGGTGGAGAAGGTAGAGAAGAACGGTACTATCATATCCATCATCTTGGGGGTCGGAAGCAGTCGCATGCTGTACGATATTGTACCAGTGGTGTCCTTTAAAGGATGGCCTGCGGTGGCTCAAACCTGGCTCATGGAGAATCATTTTTGGGATGGCAAGATCACGGAGGAAGAAGTGATCAGCGGGTTTTACTTGGTGCCTGCCTGCTCcaataaaggaaagaaagaaaacgaaTGGAGGTTGTCCTTTGCCCGGAGTGAAGTCCAGCTGAAGAAATGCATCTCCAGCAGCTTGATGCAAGCCTACCAAGCCTGTAAAGCCATTATAATAAAGCTGCTGTCCCGGCCTAAAGCCATCAGTCCCTACCACCTACGCAGCATGATGCTTTGGGCATGCGATCGACTCCCCGCGAACTACTTGGCACAGGAAGATTATGCTGCTCATTTCCTACTAGGACTCATTGATGACCTTCAGCATTGCCTGGTGAACAAGATGTGCCCCAACTACTTCATCCCTCAGTGCAACATGCTGGAGCACCTCTCCGAAGAGACCGTCATGTTGCACGCACGGAAGCTGTCCTCTGTCCGATCAGACCCAGCGGAGCACCTTCGTACAGCCATCGAGCACGTCAAAGCTGCCAACCGCCTGACACTGGAGCTCCAGAGGCGAGGCAGCACCACCTGCATCCCTTCCCCGCTTTCAGATGGGGGGGACGCCAATCAGCCCGATGACCGATTAGCCAAAAAACTGCAGCAGTTAGTGACTGAGAATCCGGGCAAATCCATCTCCGTCTTCATCAATCCTGATGATGTCACAAGGCCCCACTTCCGGATTGATGATAAATTTTTCTGA